From a region of the Odoribacter splanchnicus DSM 20712 genome:
- the ureG gene encoding urease accessory protein UreG: MSNTCRIGVGGPVGSGKTALIEAITPYFLKLGLQVLIITNDIVTTEDAKHVRKMLKGYLAEERIIGVETGACPHTAVREDPSMNIAAVEEMETKFPDSDVVLIESGGDNLTLTFSPALVDFFIYVIDVAAGDKIPRKDGPGISYSDILVINKTDLAPYVHADLEVMRRDSELMRPGKPFVFTNCMTGEGIKELVTLIRDMALFDRVSEKEVEEMKV, encoded by the coding sequence ATGAGCAATACATGCAGAATTGGCGTCGGCGGACCGGTTGGTTCCGGGAAAACAGCTTTGATCGAAGCCATTACTCCTTATTTTTTGAAATTGGGTTTACAGGTTTTGATTATTACCAACGATATCGTGACCACCGAAGATGCCAAACATGTCCGTAAAATGTTGAAAGGTTATCTGGCAGAAGAACGGATTATCGGTGTCGAGACCGGTGCTTGTCCCCATACGGCCGTACGGGAAGACCCTTCGATGAATATTGCCGCTGTCGAGGAAATGGAAACTAAATTTCCCGATAGCGACGTCGTATTGATCGAATCGGGAGGAGATAACCTGACTTTGACTTTCAGTCCTGCGCTGGTGGACTTTTTTATTTATGTGATCGATGTGGCTGCCGGTGATAAAATCCCGCGTAAAGACGGTCCCGGAATTTCCTATTCGGATATACTGGTCATTAATAAAACCGATCTGGCTCCTTATGTACATGCCGATCTGGAAGTAATGCGCCGTGATTCTGAATTGATGCGTCCGGGAAAGCCTTTTGTGTTCACCAATTGTATGACCGGTGAAGGTATTAAAGAGTTGGTTACTCTGATCCGGGATATGGCCTTGTTCGACCGTGTTTCGGAAAAAGAGGTTGAAGAGATGAAAGTATGA
- a CDS encoding urease accessory protein UreF, with amino-acid sequence MMIDEITRLMRLLEFSDSAFPVGTFSFSNGLETAAFEGIVYDAQTLEQYTRTALRQTIYSDAIAALIAFRAAAGGNYKTILEADRQIILCKMNAEARLMLIRMGKKMAEICTQITDSPWMSRWLEDIRAERTPGTYPVAQAIYFQQNGSTEKDLFVAIEYGAINMILNAALRCVKVSHYETQAILYRLCTEAAENYKIVRELNFEDMQAFAPEMDVIASLHEKGKMRMFMN; translated from the coding sequence ATGATGATTGATGAGATTACCCGATTGATGCGTTTACTTGAATTTTCGGATTCTGCTTTTCCGGTGGGAACGTTTTCTTTTTCTAATGGGCTGGAAACGGCTGCATTCGAAGGGATCGTATACGATGCTCAAACGCTTGAACAATATACCCGTACGGCTCTCCGTCAGACCATTTACAGTGATGCTATAGCGGCCCTGATCGCTTTTCGGGCTGCTGCCGGCGGAAACTATAAGACGATTCTGGAGGCTGACCGGCAAATCATCCTTTGTAAAATGAATGCGGAAGCCCGGCTGATGTTGATCCGTATGGGGAAAAAAATGGCCGAAATTTGTACTCAGATTACCGATAGTCCCTGGATGAGCCGTTGGTTGGAAGATATTCGGGCAGAACGAACACCGGGAACCTATCCTGTAGCACAAGCGATTTATTTTCAGCAAAATGGTTCTACAGAGAAAGATCTGTTCGTGGCTATCGAGTATGGAGCGATCAATATGATTCTCAATGCGGCTTTACGGTGTGTCAAAGTTTCCCACTATGAGACCCAGGCTATCCTTTACCGGCTTTGTACGGAGGCGGCAGAAAATTATAAAATCGTGCGTGAACTGAACTTTGAAGATATGCAGGCTTTTGCCCCCGAAATGGACGTCATCGCTTCGCTGCATGAAAAAGGGAAGATGAGGATGTTTATGAATTAA
- the ureE gene encoding urease accessory protein UreE (involved in the assembly of the urease metallocenter; possible nickel donor): MKIFSEVIGNMTTDPQWAEKLKNTKIEYLELDQWTAQKSRFIAKGSDGQEYAVALKRHSQIENGDILEYDPERKVAIVIRIALKPVLVVELKKIAAKTPEEIIRRCVELGHAVGNQHWPAIVKGTKLYIPLTVDKKVMTSVMDTHHFEDITYEFQTGLEVIPFLAPHEIRQLFGGSSQEITHHHDAVHGYDHTHDHEHSHRHEYGEVHS, encoded by the coding sequence ATGAAAATATTTTCTGAAGTCATAGGAAATATGACAACTGACCCGCAATGGGCGGAGAAATTGAAAAACACAAAAATCGAATACCTGGAGCTGGATCAATGGACGGCTCAGAAAAGTCGCTTCATTGCTAAAGGTTCGGACGGACAGGAATATGCCGTCGCTTTGAAGCGTCACAGTCAGATCGAAAATGGGGATATACTCGAATATGACCCGGAGCGGAAAGTGGCCATCGTGATACGTATCGCATTGAAACCGGTATTGGTCGTCGAATTGAAAAAGATTGCAGCGAAAACACCTGAAGAGATTATTCGTCGTTGTGTCGAACTTGGGCATGCCGTTGGTAACCAACATTGGCCGGCTATCGTGAAGGGTACAAAATTATATATCCCTTTGACTGTAGACAAGAAGGTGATGACCAGTGTAATGGATACCCATCATTTTGAAGATATTACCTATGAATTTCAGACCGGGTTGGAAGTGATCCCTTTTCTGGCACCACATGAAATCAGGCAACTGTTCGGGGGAAGTTCGCAGGAGATCACCCATCATCACGATGCCGTACACGGGTACGATCATACACACGATCACGAACATTCCCACCGGCATGAATACGGGGAGGTACATTCATAA
- a CDS encoding urease subunit alpha, translating to MATISRQQYNDLYGPTVGDKIRLGDTDLYVEITKDLCVYGDEVVYGGGKTLRDGMGLANTTTSEGGTLDLVITNVTIIDPILGVIKADVGVKDGKIAGIGKAGNPNIMRGVTPELVTGAATDAISGEHLILTAAAIDGHVHMIAPQQAYHCLSNGVTTLVGGGVGPTDGTNGTTITSGTWNMKRMLQSIDGLPVNYGFLGKGNCSVRRPLVEQMLAGACGFKIHEDWGSTPAAIRATMAVADEFDVQVAIHTDTLNEGGYVEDTIAAIDGRTIHTYHTEGAGGGHAPDLLKVASLANVLPSSTNPTLPFGINSQAELFDMIMVCHNLNPKIPSDVAFAESRVRPETQAAENILHDLGVISMISSDSQAMGRVGENFLRAFQMASYMKQVRGKLAEDSADNDNFRVLRYLAKLTINPALTYGFSEVLGSVEKGKMADLVLWEPAFFGTKPKLVIKGGMINWANMGDPNASLPTPQPVYYRPMYGSFGSAMPKSCISFVSRASHDAGIKEKYGLQRIVYPVHGCRQIGKPHMVLNGNMPKIDVNPETFEVFIDGRQAYVKPAQKFSLAQLYWFS from the coding sequence ATGGCAACAATATCAAGACAACAATATAACGACCTTTACGGCCCTACCGTAGGTGATAAAATCCGTTTAGGAGATACCGATCTGTATGTTGAAATTACAAAAGACCTTTGTGTATATGGCGATGAGGTAGTCTATGGAGGTGGTAAAACCTTACGGGATGGTATGGGCTTGGCAAATACTACGACTTCAGAAGGGGGTACGTTGGATTTAGTCATTACTAATGTAACGATTATCGACCCGATATTGGGGGTGATCAAAGCGGATGTCGGAGTAAAAGACGGTAAAATTGCCGGAATCGGTAAAGCCGGCAATCCGAATATCATGCGGGGAGTTACCCCTGAATTGGTAACAGGAGCTGCTACCGATGCCATTTCGGGAGAACATCTGATTCTGACAGCTGCAGCTATCGACGGTCACGTACACATGATCGCACCGCAGCAAGCCTACCATTGCCTGAGTAATGGAGTCACTACGCTTGTCGGTGGTGGTGTCGGACCGACCGACGGTACCAACGGTACGACTATTACTTCCGGTACCTGGAATATGAAACGGATGTTACAATCCATCGATGGCCTGCCTGTAAACTACGGTTTTCTGGGCAAAGGTAACTGTTCTGTTCGTCGTCCGTTGGTTGAACAAATGTTAGCCGGTGCTTGTGGTTTTAAAATTCATGAAGACTGGGGAAGTACTCCTGCTGCTATTCGGGCTACGATGGCTGTAGCGGATGAATTCGACGTTCAGGTGGCTATTCACACCGATACGTTGAACGAAGGCGGATATGTGGAAGATACGATCGCTGCTATCGATGGACGTACGATTCATACTTATCATACTGAAGGTGCCGGTGGCGGACACGCTCCCGACTTGTTGAAGGTGGCTTCTCTGGCGAATGTACTTCCGTCTTCTACCAATCCTACGCTGCCGTTCGGTATCAATTCCCAGGCTGAGTTGTTCGATATGATTATGGTATGTCACAACCTGAATCCGAAAATTCCGTCCGACGTTGCTTTTGCAGAAAGCCGGGTACGTCCCGAAACTCAGGCTGCTGAAAATATACTGCACGATCTGGGGGTTATCTCGATGATTTCTTCCGATTCTCAGGCTATGGGACGTGTAGGTGAAAACTTTTTACGTGCTTTCCAGATGGCAAGTTATATGAAACAGGTGAGGGGAAAGTTGGCAGAGGATTCTGCTGATAACGATAACTTCAGGGTATTACGCTATTTGGCAAAATTGACGATTAACCCGGCTTTGACTTATGGTTTCTCGGAAGTGTTAGGGTCTGTCGAGAAAGGCAAAATGGCCGACCTCGTATTGTGGGAACCGGCATTTTTCGGTACTAAACCTAAATTAGTCATCAAAGGGGGAATGATCAACTGGGCGAATATGGGTGACCCGAATGCTTCTTTGCCGACACCACAGCCTGTATACTACCGGCCGATGTACGGCAGCTTCGGTTCGGCTATGCCGAAGAGCTGTATTTCTTTTGTATCCCGGGCTTCTCATGATGCCGGTATTAAAGAGAAATACGGGTTGCAACGGATCGTTTATCCGGTACACGGTTGCCGTCAGATCGGTAAACCACATATGGTACTCAACGGAAATATGCCTAAGATCGATGTCAATCCCGAGACTTTTGAAGTGTTTATCGATGGCCGGCAGGCTTATGTTAAACCGGCACAGAAGTTCTCTTTGGCACAACTCTATTGGTTTAGTTGA
- a CDS encoding urease subunit beta codes for MADMNKAGTPKQAPIVPGFTPKQHVGVGGEILSAEPIEYNEGRYTAKIVVHNTGDRPIQVGSHFHFFEVNRYLEFDRAKAFGCHLNIPATTAIRFEPGDEKEVEVVAYSGKQYVMGFNGLVQGFTGDEDAPTYYPKRIQAIGNAKNLGFKIIDEASAEADLQKKNQKTK; via the coding sequence ATGGCAGATATGAATAAGGCAGGTACTCCGAAACAAGCACCCATTGTACCGGGTTTTACTCCGAAACAACATGTGGGAGTCGGAGGAGAGATTTTGAGTGCAGAGCCGATCGAATACAACGAAGGTCGGTATACAGCAAAGATTGTTGTCCACAATACGGGTGATCGTCCGATTCAGGTCGGTTCGCATTTCCATTTCTTCGAAGTGAACCGGTATCTCGAATTCGACCGGGCAAAAGCTTTCGGTTGTCACCTGAATATTCCGGCAACAACAGCTATACGTTTTGAACCGGGTGATGAAAAAGAGGTTGAAGTCGTCGCTTATTCCGGTAAACAGTATGTTATGGGATTCAATGGGTTGGTACAAGGATTTACCGGAGATGAAGATGCTCCGACTTATTATCCGAAACGGATTCAGGCCATCGGGAATGCAAAAAATTTGGGTTTTAAAATCATAGATGAAGCCAGTGCAGAAGCTGACCTCCAGAAAAAGAATCAAAAAACAAAGTAA
- a CDS encoding urease subunit gamma, with protein sequence MHLTPKEIDKLMLLSLGAIAARRKEKGLKLNYPEAVAYISSAALEGAREGKTLEQVMTDSTKVLTKNDVMEGVADMISLIQVEAVFTDGSRLVSIHQPIK encoded by the coding sequence ATGCATTTAACACCGAAAGAAATTGACAAGCTGATGTTATTGTCATTAGGTGCAATTGCCGCACGGCGTAAGGAAAAAGGGTTGAAGCTGAATTATCCGGAAGCTGTAGCCTACATCAGTTCGGCAGCTTTGGAAGGAGCTCGCGAAGGAAAAACCCTGGAACAGGTGATGACCGATTCCACAAAAGTATTGACCAAAAATGATGTGATGGAGGGAGTGGCCGACATGATCTCTTTGATTCAGGTAGAGGCGGTTTTTACCGATGGTAGCCGTCTGGTAAGTATTCATCAACCGATTAAATAG